In the genome of Triticum urartu cultivar G1812 chromosome 5, Tu2.1, whole genome shotgun sequence, one region contains:
- the LOC125510981 gene encoding uncharacterized protein LOC125510981 has protein sequence MGRVRVREEAEAAALFPTRIPIGMASGGGGAPWADGAFPDWVMLDRIGRTKSYDGICAVREAVNQNKTAAAVHMASGRSCYVSFALADPPEGVSYFDLHWPEKEASATRPACPYVRATDEDLVLFHISIPSQTRYVNIASDLFVYTAAGPSPSVQQLPRYTKDRKRPFLMDKFATGILRLAPDCYIVADLNVYPKKSDTGNHPMLVELCIFNSEKGHWGTICNRPAPRPHDQSNVRFPFLWSTDDVLALDGRFLCWVDYFSGVLISDFSDTCSPVLHFVPFPRGKAYRNDVRVERYFPGRFQSVSVSQGMLRFVHIDNDFHERIHSGHRHLLERRLGQHPRQKITIWNLNMMSKFKWELHRVIYLDSVWGSSGYQELHIPCRLPEFPIISADDPDVVCCLLREEEFHGEAWMIMVDMKQAHVQSCTPYINQRSCYAKSVDVDVQARKSRFANVPLLPAVFSRHLERPTGMLWNNDKLAPHPSKKSKFAR, from the exons atgggtagggttagggttagggaggaggcggaggcggctgcttTATTCCCGACGCGGATCCCGATCGGCATGGCCAGCGGAGGCGGAGGAGCGCCATGGGCGGACGGTGCCTTCCCCGATTGGGTGATGCTGGACCGCATCGGCCGCACCAAGTCCTACGACGGCATATGCGCTGTTCGTGAGGCCGTCAACCAGAACAAGACCGCCGCTGCAGTTCACATGGCCAGCGGCCGCTCCTGCTACGTGTCCTTCGCCCTCGCCGATCCTCCAGAAGGGGTCTCCTACTTCGACCTCCACTGGCCGGAGAAAGAAGCCTCAGCCACCCGGCCCGCCTGTCCCTACGTCCGGGCAACTGACGAGGACCTCGTCCTCTTCCACATCTCCATCCCGAGCCAGACTCGCTACGTCAACATCGCGTCAGATCTGTTCGTCTACACGGCCGCCGGTCCTTCCCCCTCGGTGCAGCAGCTCCCTCGGTACACCAAGGACAGGAAAAGGCCGTTCCTGATGGATAAATTCGCCACAGGCATCCTGCGGCTCGCGCCGGACTGCTACATTGTTGCCGACCTTAATGTCTACCCCAAAAAAAGCGACACTGGCAATCATCCCATGCTTGTTGAACTCTGCATCTTCAACTCCGAGAAAGGACATTGGGGAACCATCTGCAACAGGCCTGCCCCGCGGCCGCATGACCAGAGCAATGTCCGGTTCCCCTTCCTGTGGTCAACTGACGATGTGCTCGCTCTTGATGGTCGTTTTCTGTGCTGGGTAGACTACTTCAGCGGTGTCCTAATATCTGACTTCTCCGATACATGCTCCCCCGTGCTTCACTTCGTGCCTTTCCCCAGGGGAAAAGCGTACCGTAATGACGTACGGGTTGAAAGATACTTCCCCGGGAGATTCCAAAGTGTGTCCGTCAGCCAAGGCATGCTGCGCTTTGTCCACATTGACAATGACTTCCATGAGAGAATCCATAGTGGCCATCGTCACCTTCTTGAGAGAAGACTAGGGCAGCACCCTCGCCAAAAGATCACCATTTGGAATTTGAACATGATGTCCAAGTTCAAGTGGGAGCTCCATCGTGTGATCTACCTGGATTCTGTCTGGGGTAGCTCTGGTTACCAGGAGCTGCACATACCTTGCCGTCTTCCTGAGTTCCCAATCATCAGTGCGGATGACCCGGATGTTGTATGCTGCCTTTTAAGGGAGGAGGAATTTCACGGTGAGGCGTGGATGATCATGGTTGACATGAAACAGGCACATGTTCAGTCATGTACTCCATATATCAATCAACGGTCCTGCTATGCTAAGTCTGTGGATGTGGATGTGCAAGCTCGCAAAAGCCGTTTTGCTAATGTGCCCCTACTTCCAGCTGTCTTCTCCAGACACCTTGAAAGGCCAACAG GGATGCTATGGAACAACGACAAGCTTGCACCTCATCCTTCAAAGAAGAGTAAGTTTGCAAGGTAA